A section of the Mycolicibacterium anyangense genome encodes:
- a CDS encoding aromatic ring-hydroxylating oxygenase subunit alpha, giving the protein MSESVTSLPADRFLDPQRHEDERRALFLHYPQVVGMSTDIDAGQYRTQTVAGVPVLLTRDREGEFHAFLNACRHRGTAVAEGCGKARRLVCPWHAWSYDLRGALVGVAHAPTFGEIDKSVNGLVELPSAERHGMLFVVPTPGESIDVDASLADLGPELADFNFETLHLVAERTSTVDLNWKLANDTGFELYHVAYLHKDSVGPANIGNTGLYRQYGYNHRMTAISPAARELLTTAEDQWQPFDHLQFIYNIFPSAGLVVSAQLVALTRLDPGPTPGTSEFRFSSYSWQPLDDTSRAGAEMLNEFLFNIVASEDFPTAAKTQVTLASGILPELLVGRNEPAIANVHRSYDAVLASALAAID; this is encoded by the coding sequence ATGAGCGAGTCGGTGACGTCGTTGCCGGCTGATAGGTTCCTCGACCCTCAGCGACACGAGGATGAGCGCCGCGCCCTGTTCCTGCACTATCCACAGGTTGTTGGGATGAGTACTGACATCGACGCGGGGCAGTACCGGACGCAGACGGTTGCCGGTGTGCCGGTGCTGTTGACCCGTGATCGGGAGGGTGAATTTCATGCCTTCCTCAACGCCTGCCGACACCGAGGCACCGCCGTGGCCGAGGGGTGTGGCAAGGCGCGGCGGCTAGTCTGCCCTTGGCACGCATGGTCTTACGACTTGCGAGGGGCACTGGTGGGCGTGGCTCATGCGCCCACGTTCGGCGAGATCGACAAGAGCGTGAACGGCCTTGTCGAGCTGCCCAGCGCCGAACGACACGGGATGCTGTTCGTCGTCCCCACCCCGGGGGAATCCATCGACGTTGACGCTTCGCTGGCCGACCTAGGGCCTGAACTGGCCGATTTCAACTTCGAGACACTTCACCTAGTGGCTGAGCGCACCAGCACCGTGGACCTGAACTGGAAACTGGCGAACGACACCGGATTCGAGCTCTACCATGTCGCCTACCTCCACAAAGACAGCGTCGGGCCGGCCAACATCGGCAACACCGGCCTTTATCGCCAATACGGCTACAACCACCGAATGACGGCGATATCACCTGCCGCACGAGAGCTCCTCACCACTGCCGAAGATCAGTGGCAGCCGTTCGACCATCTGCAGTTCATCTACAACATCTTCCCCAGCGCCGGACTCGTCGTGTCCGCCCAACTCGTCGCGCTGACGCGGTTGGATCCGGGGCCGACTCCGGGCACATCTGAATTTCGATTCTCCAGCTACAGCTGGCAGCCGCTCGATGACACCAGCCGGGCAGGGGCGGAGATGCTCAACGAGTTCCTCTTCAACATCGTTGCCAGTGAGGACTTTCCGACGGCCGCCAAGACCCAAGTCACACTCGCGTCGGGCATCCTGCCGGAGCTTCTAGTCGGCCGCAACGAGCCTGCCATCGCCAACGTCCACCGCTCCTACGACGCCGTACTCGCCAGCGCCCTAGCCGCGATCGACTGA
- a CDS encoding phytoene desaturase family protein, which translates to MADYDAIIIGAGHNGLTAANVLSKAGARVLVLERARFVGGMAATRQLFDGFKHSVGAWAVLVWSELMTERLELTNWDFELVEQWSSACTFGDPGDTPFVMYNNPERMARHMLEDHNPEVAMKMGEFFAHLMRFEPYFEKARFDPTMSIFEVIAEQTDPQTRRDFAQMWFGSAMDTVRRFLPKGVGDPIQGSMAAMSIDGFDGGPWTPGSGTSMLYHYLLRSPGEASDRILMPRGGIGSLSSALQRRAESMGTEVRLNTAVKSIDLVNGTATGVTLRDGTQISADIVLSSLDPHTTFRELIGDDYLPDEFIRKIKEINYDLGYLQAHLTIEGEPEFVEWLEPYVQDEGHTCPTLAYLPSAEYVADGWDEYRFNVCPSKPICYLYLPSMVDHTLAPEGYHSATIYAPYFPYGLDPDTHRTLKDAYTDACIASIDKYSPKFSERIIDRVTMSDRYFHSAFSAHNGDFCHGTLSPMQMWDNRMAPGESKYATPLKNLFLCGQGTHPGPGVTGMPGWNGGTAAVEALNTRTSAPA; encoded by the coding sequence ATGGCGGATTACGACGCGATCATCATCGGTGCAGGTCACAATGGCCTTACGGCAGCGAACGTACTGTCCAAGGCGGGTGCGCGGGTGCTGGTACTTGAGCGAGCTCGGTTCGTCGGCGGCATGGCCGCCACACGGCAGCTCTTCGATGGATTCAAACACAGCGTCGGCGCCTGGGCAGTCCTCGTCTGGTCAGAACTGATGACCGAGCGTCTCGAGTTGACGAACTGGGATTTCGAGCTGGTCGAGCAGTGGTCCTCGGCGTGCACCTTCGGCGACCCGGGTGACACCCCGTTCGTGATGTACAACAACCCCGAGCGGATGGCTCGGCACATGCTCGAAGACCACAACCCCGAGGTAGCCATGAAGATGGGCGAGTTCTTCGCCCATCTCATGAGATTCGAGCCGTACTTCGAGAAGGCTCGATTCGATCCGACCATGAGCATCTTCGAGGTCATCGCCGAGCAGACCGACCCCCAGACGCGTCGGGACTTCGCGCAGATGTGGTTTGGCAGCGCCATGGACACCGTCCGTCGGTTCTTGCCCAAGGGCGTCGGCGACCCGATCCAGGGATCGATGGCAGCGATGTCGATCGACGGATTTGACGGCGGCCCCTGGACACCCGGTTCGGGAACCTCAATGCTCTATCACTACCTGCTGCGCAGCCCCGGGGAAGCCAGCGACCGAATCTTGATGCCTCGCGGCGGTATTGGCTCGCTGAGTTCGGCGCTGCAGCGTCGCGCCGAATCAATGGGCACCGAAGTGCGCCTCAACACCGCGGTGAAATCGATCGATCTCGTCAACGGCACCGCCACCGGCGTAACGTTGCGAGACGGAACGCAGATCTCGGCGGACATCGTCCTGTCGAGCTTGGACCCACACACCACGTTCCGCGAGCTCATCGGCGACGACTACCTGCCCGACGAGTTCATCCGCAAGATCAAAGAGATCAACTACGACCTCGGCTATCTGCAGGCGCACCTCACCATCGAGGGAGAGCCTGAGTTCGTCGAGTGGCTTGAACCCTACGTCCAGGACGAAGGCCACACCTGCCCCACGCTGGCCTATCTACCGTCAGCGGAGTACGTGGCCGACGGGTGGGACGAGTACCGCTTCAACGTCTGTCCGTCAAAGCCCATCTGCTACCTGTACCTACCCAGCATGGTGGACCACACTCTGGCACCCGAGGGCTATCACAGCGCCACGATCTACGCGCCATACTTCCCGTACGGACTCGACCCGGACACACACCGCACGCTGAAAGACGCCTACACTGACGCCTGCATCGCCTCGATTGACAAGTACTCGCCGAAATTCTCCGAGCGGATCATCGACCGAGTAACCATGTCCGATCGGTACTTCCACAGCGCGTTCAGCGCCCACAACGGCGACTTCTGCCACGGCACGCTGTCACCGATGCAGATGTGGGACAACCGCATGGCGCCCGGCGAATCCAAATACGCCACGCCGCTGAAGAATCTGTTCCTGTGCGGGCAAGGCACCCACCCCGGCCCCGGAGTCACCGGAATGCCCGGCTGGAATGGCGGCACTGCTGCCGTCGAGGCGCTCAACACCCGAACCTCGGCGCCGGCCTAA
- a CDS encoding SpoIIAA family protein: MIEVLADMPAGVTGFRVSGTLSGAELQDFRPLIDKQLADGGAIRIVEVIDHDYEGFGPGGLVEDLKLGFGTVYPHHAAFKRIAIVTDKDWVAITLHALAWLVPGECAVFGLDELERAKQWAAG, encoded by the coding sequence ATGATCGAAGTGCTGGCCGACATGCCCGCTGGGGTGACCGGCTTCCGGGTATCGGGGACCTTGAGCGGTGCCGAACTGCAGGACTTCCGGCCCCTGATCGACAAACAGCTCGCCGACGGCGGCGCGATCCGGATCGTCGAGGTGATCGACCACGACTACGAGGGCTTCGGTCCCGGTGGTCTGGTCGAGGATCTCAAACTCGGCTTCGGCACGGTGTATCCGCATCACGCGGCGTTCAAGCGCATCGCGATCGTCACCGACAAGGACTGGGTGGCGATCACGTTGCATGCGTTGGCGTGGCTCGTCCCCGGTGAGTGTGCGGTGTTCGGGCTCGACGAACTCGAGCGCGCCAAACAGTGGGCGGCGGGCTGA
- a CDS encoding nitroreductase family deazaflavin-dependent oxidoreductase: MGDGIEIRELLGVRVQRRRSGYLSTTSSCTALPLGAHTSTASLTNPHKLRAVAGQRDYHLAVMLRRFSPYRGRRLRWDEALFERMAMTRVASYLGQRVGPRFDKAVIPRTNGRLSTMGLNKIGIVTTVGAKSGRLRRQPLALINDGRGLLAIGSNFGREKHPGWSSNLLAHPDCTVELSGPPVRHRAELLAGAERDAAWATANDFYAGYENYRRNCAPRQIRIFRLQPSTDDRRAEASRSEV; this comes from the coding sequence TTGGGTGATGGGATCGAGATCCGCGAACTACTGGGTGTGCGGGTCCAGCGGCGTCGATCGGGATACCTTTCGACGACATCGTCCTGCACGGCATTGCCTTTGGGTGCGCACACGTCCACCGCATCGCTGACCAATCCGCACAAGTTGCGCGCCGTTGCCGGGCAACGTGATTACCATCTAGCCGTGATGCTGCGACGGTTCAGCCCCTATCGGGGTAGGCGTCTGCGCTGGGACGAGGCCCTCTTCGAACGCATGGCCATGACCCGGGTCGCATCCTACCTTGGGCAACGCGTGGGGCCGCGCTTTGACAAGGCAGTGATACCTAGGACGAACGGCCGACTGAGCACGATGGGGCTCAACAAGATCGGGATCGTTACGACCGTCGGCGCCAAGTCCGGCCGGCTCCGCCGGCAACCGCTGGCCTTGATCAACGATGGCCGAGGTCTCCTGGCGATCGGGTCCAATTTCGGCCGCGAAAAGCATCCTGGGTGGAGTTCGAACCTGCTCGCGCACCCTGATTGCACCGTCGAGCTCAGCGGTCCGCCTGTCCGTCATCGAGCCGAACTCCTGGCGGGAGCCGAGCGTGACGCAGCCTGGGCGACGGCCAACGACTTCTACGCCGGCTACGAGAACTACCGCAGAAACTGCGCGCCTAGGCAGATCCGAATCTTCCGGCTTCAGCCGTCGACCGACGACCGCCGTGCTGAAGCAAGCCGCAGCGAGGTCTAA
- a CDS encoding Rv2253/PknI dimerization domain-containing protein: MRTLQALVAIAAATFAEICGATPAVADQNWGIDGTFATSSNGEWAKVNQRYQDQPSERQTWTISTQCISPTECTGTVQSDAGWTAPIFTTNGIWYLKRTIPNWRFCADGAAIEGFQEYHLYPVGADGHVDIASDEYTGTNRVIGPSGSCGRNQWPVIEMPFYMKKL, translated from the coding sequence ATGCGCACACTGCAAGCGCTGGTCGCGATTGCGGCGGCGACCTTCGCTGAGATTTGTGGCGCCACACCCGCGGTGGCCGACCAGAATTGGGGCATCGACGGCACATTCGCCACGTCATCCAACGGGGAATGGGCAAAGGTCAACCAGCGGTATCAGGACCAACCGTCCGAGCGCCAGACTTGGACGATATCGACTCAATGTATTTCGCCAACCGAATGCACCGGAACCGTACAGAGCGATGCAGGCTGGACGGCGCCGATCTTCACCACCAACGGCATCTGGTACCTCAAGCGCACCATCCCGAACTGGCGATTCTGCGCCGACGGAGCGGCGATCGAAGGATTTCAGGAATACCACCTCTATCCCGTCGGCGCCGACGGCCACGTCGATATCGCATCGGACGAATACACCGGCACGAATCGCGTCATCGGTCCAAGTGGATCGTGCGGCCGTAATCAATGGCCGGTGATCGAGATGCCGTTCTACATGAAAAAGCTGTAG
- a CDS encoding NAD(P)H-dependent amine dehydrogenase family protein, translated as MSNSQPIRVFQVATGNVGSEMIKRIATQPDLELVGVHCYSPSKVGKDAGELAGLAPNGVIATGSIDDIIAAKPDVLTFHGVFPDEDLYVKVLEAGINIVTTADWITGFHRDTNHPHPSGKKVTEVLAEACRRGGVSFYGTGMNPGLNQILGVVASADVAEIENIVTIESVDVSCHHSKDTWIEVGYGLPVDDPSIPGKLRKYTEVFADSVYMMADCFGLTLDDVKFEYELGACTKDVDLGWYTLPKGSLGGNYIKYVGTVDGVRRVETHLEWQMTPHTDPSWDIKGCYITQIKGDPCIYNKHMIFPKPGVDLSNPDEFASIGMTVTGMPAINAIKAVVAAPPGLLTSADLPLRGFAGRFKLD; from the coding sequence GTGAGCAACAGTCAACCCATTCGGGTATTCCAGGTAGCCACCGGAAACGTCGGCTCGGAAATGATAAAGCGCATCGCGACCCAACCCGACCTCGAACTGGTCGGCGTACATTGCTACTCACCGAGCAAGGTAGGCAAAGACGCCGGGGAACTGGCTGGGCTGGCGCCCAACGGTGTCATCGCCACCGGCTCCATTGACGACATCATCGCCGCCAAACCCGATGTCCTGACCTTCCACGGCGTCTTCCCCGATGAAGATCTCTACGTGAAGGTCCTCGAGGCGGGCATCAACATCGTCACGACTGCAGATTGGATCACCGGGTTCCACCGCGACACGAATCATCCGCATCCGTCCGGCAAGAAAGTTACCGAGGTGCTGGCCGAGGCCTGCCGCCGGGGGGGTGTCAGCTTTTACGGCACCGGCATGAATCCAGGCCTCAACCAAATTCTGGGTGTGGTCGCCTCCGCGGACGTCGCCGAGATCGAGAACATCGTGACCATCGAGTCGGTCGACGTGTCATGCCATCACAGCAAGGACACCTGGATCGAGGTGGGATACGGTCTGCCCGTTGATGATCCGAGCATCCCCGGTAAGCTGCGCAAGTATACTGAAGTGTTCGCCGACTCGGTGTACATGATGGCTGACTGCTTCGGTTTGACGCTCGACGACGTGAAATTCGAGTATGAGCTCGGCGCCTGCACCAAGGACGTCGACCTCGGGTGGTACACGTTGCCCAAGGGGTCTTTGGGCGGCAATTACATCAAGTACGTGGGCACCGTCGATGGCGTGCGCAGGGTCGAGACACATTTGGAGTGGCAGATGACTCCCCACACGGACCCCAGCTGGGACATCAAGGGCTGCTACATCACTCAGATCAAGGGCGACCCCTGCATCTATAACAAACACATGATCTTCCCGAAACCCGGTGTGGACCTGTCTAATCCGGACGAATTCGCCTCGATCGGTATGACGGTGACCGGAATGCCCGCGATCAACGCCATCAAAGCTGTCGTTGCCGCGCCGCCGGGGCTACTCACCAGTGCCGACCTGCCGCTGCGCGGTTTTGCCGGCCGGTTCAAACTCGACTGA
- a CDS encoding TetR family transcriptional regulator has product MTSSTARSERTRHALISAALRRFLNHGVATTSVADIAADAGVTERTFYRYFPSKEHILFSDYDARLDWFRAALRVRPPREPIMASVRTAVESFPYDDALREVAELRTRELQIDTINAHLRRVQADFTHEIVQHLRRLRRTSSGDDVLDTLRDQLQAQMISSAMFTALDVWLATGAGDFEALEHLIDSALGIIAEGVQ; this is encoded by the coding sequence ATGACGAGCAGTACCGCACGCAGCGAACGGACTCGGCACGCCTTGATCTCGGCGGCGTTGCGGCGATTTCTCAATCATGGGGTTGCAACCACCTCGGTTGCTGACATCGCCGCCGATGCCGGTGTGACGGAGAGAACCTTCTACCGGTACTTCCCGTCGAAAGAGCATATTCTCTTTAGCGATTACGACGCTCGGCTGGACTGGTTCCGCGCGGCGTTGCGCGTCCGTCCACCTCGTGAGCCGATCATGGCGTCGGTGCGCACTGCTGTCGAATCGTTTCCCTATGACGACGCTCTACGGGAAGTGGCTGAACTACGCACCCGCGAACTACAGATAGACACAATCAACGCGCACTTACGCCGGGTGCAGGCCGACTTCACCCACGAGATCGTGCAACACCTGCGCCGGCTCCGACGGACGTCGAGCGGTGATGACGTGCTCGACACTCTGCGAGATCAGCTGCAGGCGCAGATGATCAGTTCAGCGATGTTCACCGCCCTCGATGTCTGGTTGGCAACGGGCGCCGGCGACTTCGAGGCGTTAGAACACCTCATCGATTCCGCTCTCGGGATCATCGCCGAAGGCGTGCAGTAA
- a CDS encoding TetR/AcrR family transcriptional regulator has translation MAEPDSAGRTSNRRGQATREAMLNGAVAALATGDPAAVSANRIAKDIGVTWGTVQYQFGDADGFWAAVLHHTAERRAHLFVQFAGADPAQSVQERVADIINTLYKGLDAPDSRAIENLRAALPRDPADLDRLYPATAAELRSWGRSWHETCQKAFADLQVDPQRVHQVASFIPGAMRGLVSEKTLGSYADIDEAREGLANAIAAYLDTSHN, from the coding sequence ATGGCTGAACCGGACAGCGCGGGTCGGACTTCGAACCGTCGGGGTCAGGCGACTCGCGAGGCGATGCTGAATGGCGCCGTGGCAGCCCTGGCGACCGGTGATCCCGCTGCCGTATCCGCGAATCGCATCGCCAAAGACATCGGGGTGACGTGGGGAACGGTCCAGTATCAATTCGGAGACGCTGATGGCTTCTGGGCCGCAGTCCTGCACCACACCGCCGAGCGTAGGGCCCACCTCTTCGTCCAGTTCGCCGGTGCGGATCCCGCTCAGTCGGTGCAAGAGCGCGTCGCCGACATCATCAATACCTTGTACAAAGGACTCGACGCGCCCGACTCCCGAGCGATCGAAAACCTTCGTGCCGCCCTCCCTCGTGATCCGGCCGATCTGGACCGGCTTTATCCCGCCACTGCGGCTGAGTTGCGCTCCTGGGGTCGCAGCTGGCACGAAACCTGCCAGAAGGCCTTTGCTGACCTGCAGGTCGATCCTCAGCGAGTCCACCAGGTGGCCTCGTTCATTCCAGGCGCGATGCGTGGCCTGGTGTCAGAGAAAACGCTGGGCAGCTATGCCGATATTGACGAAGCGCGGGAGGGCTTGGCGAACGCGATCGCCGCGTACCTCGATACGTCTCACAACTAG
- the fdxA gene encoding ferredoxin — translation MTYVIAEACVDIKDKACIAECPVDCIYEGARMLYINPDECVDCAACEPVCPVDAIYFDENVPEELSQYTKYNVDFFADLGSPGGASKLGVIEHDPEPIKSLPARQH, via the coding sequence ATGACCTATGTCATCGCCGAAGCCTGCGTTGACATCAAAGACAAAGCCTGCATCGCAGAGTGTCCCGTCGACTGCATCTACGAGGGTGCTCGCATGCTCTACATCAACCCCGATGAGTGCGTCGACTGTGCCGCGTGCGAGCCGGTCTGTCCGGTCGATGCGATCTACTTCGATGAAAACGTGCCTGAGGAGCTCAGTCAGTACACGAAGTACAACGTCGATTTCTTCGCCGACCTTGGCTCACCTGGTGGTGCGTCGAAACTCGGAGTCATCGAACACGATCCGGAGCCGATCAAATCCCTGCCGGCACGACAGCACTAG
- a CDS encoding Rieske 2Fe-2S domain-containing protein — translation MAKPPLSMKPTGWFQVAWSDEIGVGEVHRMRYFGQDLVAWRTARGELTVMHAYCEHLGAHLGFGGHVVGEVIQCPFHGWQWSTEGRNVCIPYESRPNRGRRIPTYPVVERNASVYIWHDVDGREPFFDVPDVFASFADGSSIEDYYPQQRLFEQGHEMHPQYVLENGVDFAHFKYVHGTPINPIFTRHDFDQPVSFVDFTITFEGDDQQVVDDVHSGVEAINAGLGIAVTKSWGMIDNRTISCITPVDDVTSDVRFMVYIGKPKREVRDPERARIKAEGFGLDVIRQFRQDIHIWSHQRYSDPPALVSSEVTGFTAIRQWAKQFYPDGIGGSAADVYAALAKGGSDK, via the coding sequence ATGGCCAAACCGCCACTATCCATGAAGCCGACGGGCTGGTTCCAGGTGGCGTGGTCCGACGAGATCGGCGTCGGCGAGGTGCACCGCATGCGGTACTTCGGTCAAGACCTCGTGGCATGGCGAACCGCGAGGGGCGAACTCACCGTGATGCACGCGTACTGCGAACATCTAGGCGCCCACCTTGGGTTCGGCGGGCATGTGGTGGGCGAGGTGATCCAATGCCCATTTCATGGGTGGCAGTGGAGCACCGAAGGTCGAAACGTCTGCATTCCGTATGAATCAAGACCCAATCGCGGGCGCCGCATTCCGACCTATCCGGTCGTGGAACGCAATGCATCAGTGTACATTTGGCACGACGTCGATGGCCGAGAGCCGTTCTTCGATGTACCCGACGTCTTCGCCAGCTTCGCGGACGGGTCAAGCATCGAGGACTACTACCCCCAGCAGCGCCTGTTCGAACAGGGCCACGAAATGCACCCGCAGTATGTACTGGAAAACGGCGTCGATTTCGCCCACTTCAAGTATGTGCACGGCACGCCGATCAACCCGATCTTCACTCGCCATGACTTCGATCAACCGGTGTCATTCGTCGATTTCACCATCACGTTCGAAGGCGACGATCAACAGGTTGTCGATGACGTACACAGTGGTGTAGAAGCCATTAATGCAGGCCTGGGCATCGCCGTCACCAAGAGCTGGGGGATGATCGATAATCGAACGATCTCCTGCATCACCCCTGTGGACGACGTCACCTCCGACGTCCGGTTCATGGTCTACATCGGCAAACCGAAACGCGAGGTGCGCGACCCAGAACGCGCACGGATCAAGGCCGAGGGGTTCGGCCTCGACGTGATCAGACAGTTCCGCCAGGACATCCACATCTGGTCACATCAGCGGTACTCCGATCCACCGGCGTTGGTGAGTTCGGAGGTGACCGGGTTCACGGCAATCCGCCAGTGGGCCAAGCAGTTCTATCCAGATGGCATCGGCGGCAGTGCTGCCGACGTGTACGCAGCGCTAGCGAAAGGCGGAAGTGACAAGTGA
- a CDS encoding FAD-dependent oxidoreductase yields MAYVITQNCCKDASCVPVCPVDCIRPVAGAGELTGTDMLYIDPATCIDCGACQEECPVDAVYYEDDLPQGLEIFRDINARYFEQHPLEPDRSHAPTGHGRVEPGVLRVAVVGAGPAGCYAVEQLLAVDGVEVNLLDRLPTPFGLIRAGVAPDHQHTKSVTKVFDRAFGNARLRCCFNVEVGSDITHDELLAHHHAVLYAVGAEQSRQLGIPGEQVSGHHAASEFVGWYNGHPDHAHRAYDLSGERAVIIGNGNVALDVARILLTSAEVLASTDIAEHALDALVRSDIREVVILGRRGPRHAAFSVGEFNALTHLPGVDVLIEGIDLNPAPEDGIETVLKLEAMRERALRRATPGNKRIIFRFHAPPLKIEGETHAEGVWIAASDPAGEAEFVTASIILRATGYRGSAIPGLPFDEISGTIPNDSGRVVTHDGARVPRTYVTGWVKRGPRGVIGTNRTCATQTVQRLWEDFDANVLAAELPPRGELSVLLADRGVATLDWRDWRTIDVAERDRGKSRSRPRIKFVSVDDMLSAVRR; encoded by the coding sequence ATGGCCTACGTAATCACGCAGAACTGCTGCAAGGACGCCAGTTGCGTGCCTGTCTGTCCCGTCGACTGCATCCGTCCAGTCGCCGGTGCAGGTGAGTTGACGGGCACTGACATGCTCTACATTGACCCCGCCACGTGCATCGATTGCGGTGCATGCCAAGAGGAATGCCCTGTTGACGCGGTGTACTACGAAGATGATCTGCCGCAAGGTCTCGAAATATTCCGCGACATCAACGCACGGTATTTCGAACAGCACCCGCTTGAGCCCGACCGATCGCACGCGCCAACCGGGCACGGCCGCGTCGAACCGGGCGTACTGCGCGTCGCGGTGGTGGGCGCAGGCCCAGCCGGCTGTTACGCCGTCGAACAGCTGCTCGCGGTCGACGGCGTCGAGGTAAATCTGCTCGACCGACTGCCCACGCCCTTTGGACTGATTCGTGCCGGCGTGGCACCGGACCACCAGCACACCAAATCCGTCACCAAAGTGTTCGACCGAGCCTTTGGGAACGCGCGGTTGCGATGCTGCTTCAACGTCGAAGTCGGTAGCGACATCACCCACGATGAGCTCCTAGCTCACCACCACGCGGTGCTCTACGCAGTCGGCGCTGAGCAGAGTCGGCAGCTCGGAATCCCCGGCGAACAAGTGTCCGGGCACCACGCAGCCTCCGAGTTCGTTGGGTGGTACAACGGTCACCCCGATCATGCGCACCGCGCCTACGATCTATCCGGCGAGCGCGCCGTCATCATCGGCAACGGCAATGTCGCTTTGGATGTGGCTCGGATCCTGCTCACGTCAGCAGAGGTCCTGGCCTCAACCGATATCGCCGAGCACGCCTTGGATGCTCTGGTCCGCAGTGATATTCGCGAAGTCGTTATCTTGGGACGGCGTGGCCCGCGCCATGCCGCCTTCTCGGTCGGCGAGTTCAACGCTCTGACTCATCTACCCGGTGTTGACGTCCTGATCGAGGGCATCGATTTGAATCCAGCGCCTGAGGACGGCATCGAGACGGTTCTCAAGCTGGAGGCGATGCGCGAACGTGCATTGCGCAGGGCAACTCCCGGCAATAAGCGCATCATCTTCCGATTCCACGCACCGCCACTGAAGATCGAGGGTGAAACGCACGCCGAAGGCGTTTGGATCGCCGCCAGCGATCCAGCAGGAGAAGCCGAATTTGTCACAGCATCGATAATCCTGCGTGCGACTGGATATCGCGGCTCTGCGATCCCGGGCCTGCCCTTTGATGAAATCAGTGGCACCATACCCAACGATTCTGGACGCGTGGTCACACACGACGGTGCTCGCGTACCGCGAACCTACGTCACCGGATGGGTCAAGCGCGGTCCGCGCGGCGTGATTGGCACCAACCGGACCTGCGCCACGCAGACAGTTCAACGTCTCTGGGAGGATTTTGACGCCAACGTCCTGGCCGCCGAGCTTCCCCCGCGGGGCGAGCTCAGCGTGCTGCTGGCGGATCGCGGGGTGGCCACACTGGACTGGCGCGACTGGCGGACTATCGACGTCGCCGAACGCGATCGCGGTAAGTCACGCTCGCGGCCTCGGATCAAGTTCGTCTCAGTCGATGACATGCTTTCCGCGGTCCGGCGCTGA